Proteins encoded within one genomic window of Xylophilus sp. GOD-11R:
- a CDS encoding class I SAM-dependent methyltransferase, with amino-acid sequence MRTGLSAAAHVPETRFGKWFLKSETWSVHVLDRAMADLCRLIPARRERYPVVVDVGCGSGRSLPKLAQCFGPTRLVGVDIDPDMLAVSSEWAMRHGVQAELLQGSSSQLSLADASADLLFCHQTFHHLVEQEAALAEFWRVLKPGGILLFAESTRRYIESLPIRLLFRHPMEVQRTAAEYLQMIRSAGFQVPSCAVSYPYLWWSRPDLGIAEKAFGWKPARNREETLLNLVAVKPGS; translated from the coding sequence ATGCGCACCGGCCTGTCCGCCGCTGCACACGTGCCGGAGACGCGCTTCGGCAAGTGGTTCCTGAAGAGCGAGACCTGGAGCGTGCATGTGCTCGATCGCGCCATGGCCGATCTCTGCCGCCTCATCCCCGCCCGGCGCGAGCGCTACCCGGTGGTGGTCGACGTGGGCTGCGGTTCCGGCCGTTCGCTGCCCAAGCTGGCGCAATGTTTCGGGCCGACCCGCCTGGTCGGCGTCGACATCGATCCGGACATGCTTGCCGTGTCCAGCGAATGGGCGATGCGCCACGGCGTCCAGGCCGAGCTGCTGCAAGGCTCGAGCTCGCAGCTGTCGCTGGCCGACGCGTCGGCCGACCTGCTCTTCTGCCACCAGACCTTTCATCACCTGGTCGAGCAGGAGGCCGCGCTGGCCGAGTTCTGGCGGGTGCTCAAACCGGGCGGCATCCTGCTGTTCGCGGAGTCCACGCGGCGCTACATCGAGTCCCTGCCGATCCGGCTGCTGTTCCGCCATCCGATGGAGGTGCAGCGCACCGCCGCCGAGTACCTGCAGATGATTCGGTCGGCGGGCTTCCAGGTGCCGTCGTGCGCGGTTTCCTATCCGTATCTCTGGTGGAGCCGGCCCGACCTCGGCATCGCCGAAAAGGCCTTCGGCTGGAAGCCCGCCCGGAATCGCGAAGAAACGCTGCTGAACCTCGTCGCCGTCAAGCCGGGTTCATGA
- a CDS encoding glycosyltransferase family 2 protein gives MSHDSLRLARDRTQPPAGFGPTPWRSVAIHGAVLAAWAALFAMAFSSGGVLAWSVGVAYVSYDTLLLVFVGTRTWALRGDAVTRPGRPADVASPRATLAVLVAAHNEAAVLPVTLAALLAQDDPPERIVVVDDGSTDGTGALLTGRYGVPATDAGACSEAGTLHPGLRWLRLPHGGKAVALNAALPLVDCDIVLTVDGDTLLEPGAIAAIRRAFAADPALMIATGVITPVCRPTWQGRIFQWFQTYEYLRNFLSRFAWMRMDSLLLVSGAFAAYRRAELMAVGGFDAASLVEDYELTHRMRRHAVLHGLHWHVGVLGDARARTDAPASLGAFLRQRRRWFGGFLQTQFRYREMVGDRRYGWMGTLMLPVKAIDTLQPLFGLTAFGLLVWDVASGRISLLAAAGAVIGIKLAIDLAFHLWSIHLYRRWTGGGQRIDFVQGLLAALAEPFTFQLLRHTGAALGWVMFVTGRGGWGRQHRNAGLGDEPQR, from the coding sequence ATGTCCCACGACTCCCTTCGACTCGCGCGCGACCGTACCCAGCCGCCCGCCGGCTTCGGCCCGACACCCTGGCGCAGCGTGGCCATTCACGGCGCGGTGCTCGCGGCCTGGGCGGCGCTGTTCGCCATGGCGTTCTCGTCGGGCGGCGTGCTGGCCTGGTCGGTCGGCGTGGCCTATGTGAGTTACGACACCCTGCTGCTGGTGTTCGTGGGCACGCGCACCTGGGCCTTGCGCGGTGATGCCGTCACACGGCCGGGGCGGCCGGCAGACGTCGCGTCGCCACGGGCCACCCTGGCGGTGCTGGTGGCCGCGCACAACGAGGCGGCGGTGCTGCCGGTGACGCTGGCCGCGTTGCTGGCGCAGGACGATCCGCCCGAGCGCATCGTGGTGGTCGACGACGGCTCCACCGACGGCACCGGCGCGCTGCTCACCGGGCGCTACGGCGTGCCCGCCACCGACGCCGGCGCCTGCAGCGAAGCCGGCACGCTGCACCCCGGACTGCGCTGGCTGCGGCTGCCGCACGGCGGCAAGGCGGTGGCGCTGAACGCCGCGCTGCCGCTGGTCGACTGCGACATCGTGCTCACCGTCGACGGTGACACGCTGCTGGAGCCCGGCGCCATCGCCGCGATCCGCCGGGCCTTCGCGGCCGACCCGGCGCTGATGATCGCCACCGGCGTGATCACCCCGGTGTGCCGGCCGACCTGGCAGGGGCGCATCTTCCAGTGGTTCCAGACCTATGAATACCTGCGCAATTTCTTGTCGCGCTTCGCCTGGATGCGCATGGACAGCCTGCTGCTGGTCTCCGGCGCCTTCGCCGCCTATCGACGCGCGGAGCTGATGGCCGTCGGCGGCTTCGACGCCGCCAGCCTGGTCGAAGACTACGAACTGACCCACCGCATGCGCCGCCACGCCGTGTTGCACGGCCTGCACTGGCATGTGGGCGTGCTCGGCGACGCGCGCGCCCGCACCGACGCGCCGGCCAGCCTGGGCGCTTTCCTGCGCCAACGCCGGCGCTGGTTCGGTGGCTTTCTGCAGACGCAGTTCCGCTACCGCGAGATGGTCGGCGACCGGCGCTACGGCTGGATGGGCACGCTGATGCTGCCGGTCAAGGCCATCGACACCCTGCAGCCGCTGTTCGGGCTGACGGCCTTCGGCCTGCTCGTTTGGGACGTGGCGAGCGGGCGCATCAGCCTGCTGGCAGCGGCCGGCGCGGTGATCGGCATCAAGCTGGCGATCGATCTGGCGTTCCACCTGTGGTCGATCCACCTCTACCGGCGCTGGACCGGCGGCGGCCAGCGCATCGATTTCGTGCAGGGCCTGCTCGCTGCCCTGGCCGAGCCCTTCACCTTCCAGCTGCTGCGCCACACCGGCGCGGCACTCGGCTGGGTGATGTTCGTCACCGGCCGTGGTGGCTGGGGGCGGCAGCACCGCAACGCCGGGCTGGGCGACGAGCCGCAGCGCTGA
- a CDS encoding 4'-phosphopantetheinyl transferase family protein, translating to MSDAELDRLAAWTQATRRSQYIAGRWQARALLRSWCGTDASRWTLTALTDGPPRLVGPEGATGLFCSLSHSADWLACAMGDVPVGIDVEATAVRDRNWLAMAQAVCSTREWRTFQALHEANRAAAFLAMWTLKESWLKRLGEPMTPGRMARLDTRQAPSDAGDAWLWQSAALSLALCAPGARITLAGDAWPAASRWRIVEVDAAAAS from the coding sequence ATGAGCGATGCGGAGCTTGATCGACTGGCGGCGTGGACGCAGGCCACGCGCCGTTCGCAGTACATCGCCGGTCGCTGGCAGGCGCGGGCCCTGTTGCGGTCGTGGTGCGGTACGGATGCATCGCGCTGGACACTGACCGCACTGACGGACGGCCCGCCACGGCTCGTCGGCCCCGAAGGCGCGACCGGGCTTTTCTGCAGCCTGAGCCACAGCGCCGACTGGCTGGCCTGCGCCATGGGCGATGTGCCCGTCGGCATCGACGTCGAGGCGACGGCGGTGCGCGACCGCAACTGGCTCGCCATGGCGCAAGCGGTTTGCAGCACCCGCGAATGGCGCACCTTCCAAGCGCTTCACGAAGCGAATCGCGCCGCCGCGTTCCTGGCGATGTGGACGCTCAAGGAGTCGTGGCTCAAGCGGCTCGGCGAGCCGATGACACCGGGCCGCATGGCGCGCCTCGACACGCGGCAGGCACCGTCGGATGCGGGCGATGCCTGGCTGTGGCAGAGCGCGGCGCTCTCGCTGGCCCTGTGCGCGCCGGGCGCCCGCATCACGCTGGCAGGCGACGCCTGGCCGGCGGCCAGTCGCTGGCGCATCGTCGAGGTCGATGCCGCCGCCGCGTCATGA
- a CDS encoding MFS transporter, translating into MTAHAAPRMTPALTALMAIGSGLSVASNYYAQPLLALFVQVFRISIGHAGVLVTCSQIGYICGLVFLVPLGDRLERRKLLTATAALTSAGLLAMGLAPDFSLLLVASVCVGFTSVTAQILVPLAAHLATPERRGRTVSVVMSGLLLGILLARTFAGVIADVSGWRTVFLSASALMAVFAVLCWRLLPSIAPTSTGSYGALLASAARLFGQQPVLRRRALIGGLNFASFAALWTTLAFLLKDRWGYGEAAIGLFGLIGAAGALCAQVAGRLSDAGYNRQATGGFILLGVLGWGFMYLGGHSQAALVVGILLLDLGVQGTHISNQSTIYALDPAARSRLTTCYMSSYFTGGAVGSALGAWAYAHGAWTGVCVVGGAACAIALLRWAVSEARPVSAG; encoded by the coding sequence ATGACCGCCCACGCCGCTCCCCGCATGACCCCCGCGCTGACCGCCCTCATGGCCATCGGCAGCGGTTTGTCTGTCGCCAGCAACTACTACGCGCAGCCGCTGCTGGCGCTCTTCGTGCAGGTGTTTCGCATCAGCATCGGGCACGCCGGCGTGCTGGTGACCTGCTCGCAGATCGGCTACATCTGCGGCCTCGTCTTTCTGGTGCCGCTGGGCGACCGGCTGGAGCGGCGCAAGCTGCTCACCGCGACCGCCGCGCTCACCTCGGCCGGGCTGCTGGCGATGGGGCTGGCGCCGGACTTCTCGCTGCTGCTGGTGGCCTCGGTCTGCGTGGGCTTCACCAGCGTCACCGCGCAGATCCTGGTGCCGCTGGCCGCGCACCTGGCCACGCCCGAGCGGCGCGGACGCACCGTCAGCGTGGTGATGAGCGGCCTGCTGCTGGGCATCTTGCTGGCGCGCACCTTCGCCGGCGTCATCGCCGACGTCTCCGGCTGGCGCACCGTGTTCCTGTCGGCCTCGGCGCTGATGGCGGTCTTCGCGGTGCTCTGCTGGCGGCTGCTGCCCTCGATCGCACCGACCTCCACCGGCAGCTACGGCGCGCTACTGGCCTCGGCCGCGCGGTTGTTCGGCCAGCAGCCGGTGCTGCGGCGCCGGGCGCTGATCGGTGGACTGAACTTCGCCTCGTTCGCCGCGCTGTGGACCACGCTGGCCTTCCTGCTGAAGGACCGCTGGGGTTACGGCGAGGCGGCGATCGGATTGTTCGGCCTGATCGGTGCGGCCGGCGCCCTGTGCGCGCAGGTGGCGGGGCGGCTGTCGGATGCGGGCTACAACCGGCAGGCGACCGGCGGTTTCATCCTGCTGGGTGTGCTGGGCTGGGGCTTCATGTACCTGGGCGGCCATTCACAGGCAGCGCTGGTGGTCGGCATCCTGCTGCTCGACCTGGGCGTGCAGGGCACGCACATCTCCAACCAGAGCACCATCTACGCGCTGGACCCGGCGGCGCGCAGCCGCCTGACCACCTGCTACATGTCGTCGTATTTCACCGGCGGCGCGGTGGGTTCGGCGCTGGGTGCCTGGGCCTATGCGCACGGCGCCTGGACGGGCGTCTGCGTCGTCGGCGGCGCGGCCTGCGCGATCGCGCTGCTGCGCTGGGCGGTGTCGGAGGCGCGGCCGGTCAGCGCCGGCTGA
- a CDS encoding cytochrome b has product MPHTPETNSAPEASHYSHPAIVLHWLVAVAMVANVALILSVEHIPEDWIRPAIDTHKSLGITVLGLALLRLLWRIGHRPPPLPSAYPRWETVSAHAVHGLLYVVIFWMPLSGWLHDSAWSEAATHPMQLFGTIGWPRIGLIENLPPSTKEPLHDLFGALHRWGGYVLYGLVFLHIAGALKHQFFDREAVLRRMWFSRR; this is encoded by the coding sequence ATGCCCCATACGCCAGAAACCAACTCCGCCCCGGAAGCCTCGCACTACTCCCATCCGGCGATCGTGCTGCACTGGCTGGTCGCCGTCGCCATGGTCGCCAACGTGGCGCTGATCCTGTCGGTGGAGCACATTCCCGAGGACTGGATCCGTCCCGCGATCGACACCCACAAGTCGCTCGGCATCACCGTGCTGGGCCTGGCACTGCTGCGCCTGCTCTGGCGCATCGGGCACCGTCCGCCGCCGCTGCCCTCGGCCTATCCGCGCTGGGAGACGGTGTCGGCCCATGCGGTGCACGGGCTGCTCTACGTGGTGATCTTCTGGATGCCGCTGTCGGGCTGGCTGCACGACTCGGCCTGGAGCGAGGCGGCGACCCATCCGATGCAGCTCTTCGGCACCATCGGCTGGCCGCGCATCGGCCTCATCGAAAACCTGCCGCCCTCGACCAAGGAGCCGCTGCACGACCTCTTCGGCGCCCTGCACCGCTGGGGCGGCTATGTGCTGTACGGGCTGGTCTTCCTGCACATCGCGGGCGCGCTCAAGCACCAGTTCTTCGACCGCGAGGCGGTGCTGCGCCGCATGTGGTTCAGCCGGCGCTGA